The genomic window ACGGCCAGCACCGACCCGAGCGGTGGTACGCCGGGTAAAGTCAATGCGGCGCGAGCTACCAACCCCGACCGAACGGCCCCGGCGCTGCTGCGGGCCGTGGCCATTTCGCCTACCATCGTGCGGCTGTACTTCGGCGAAAAGCTGGACAGCGTGGCCGCGGCCAACCCGGCGCTGTACTCCTTCAGCACCGGCCCGACCGTCACCAAAGCCGCTCCCGCCTCCCCGGATTTCCGGGCCGTGGACCTGACGCTGGGTTCGGCGCTAGTCGCCAGTCAACCCATTACCGTGAGCGTGCAGCGGGCCACCGACTGCGTGGGCAATGCTACGGGCGCGGCGGCTTCGGCTACGTTTGGCCTGCCCTCGGCCCCGGTGGAAAACGACGTGGTTATCAACGAAATCCTGTTTAACCCGCGCACTGGCGGCGTCGATTTCGTGGAGCTCCTCAACCGCTCCAACAAATACCTGAACCTGCAGGGCTGGGAGCTGGGCAATATTTCGACCAGCAACGTCCTGAGCAAGGAACCCATTACGGCCGGGCCCTACGTGCTGGCGCCGGGCCAGCTGGTGGTACTGACTACTAAGCCCGACGTGGTGCAAAGCCAGTACCCGACCAACGACCCCAGTGCATTCCTGACCCTACCCGCGCTGCCGACCTTTGCCGATGACGCTGGTACGGTGGTCGTGTTCGACTCCCAAAACCGTGCTCTGGACCGCTACGCGTATAGCGAGTCTCAGCATCTGGGGCTGCTCGACTCCAAGGACGGCGTATCGTTGGAGCGGATTCGGACCGACGGGCCCAGCGTGGCCGGCAACTTCCACTCGGCGGCCAGTGCCGTGGGTTACGCCTCGCCCGGCCGCCGCAACTCCCAGTACCAGGACGACCCCGGCGGCGACAAGCTCTTCACCCTGGAGCCCGAGGTCTTTACCCCCGACGCCGACGGGCAGCAGGACTTCACCACCCTCAACTACCGCGTCGACCAGCCCGGGTTTGCGGCCAGTATCACCGTCTACGACGCCCAGGGCCGGCTGGCGCGCCGCCTGGTGCGCAATGAAACTATGGCCACAACCGGCTTTTTTCAGTGGGATGGCCTCAACGACCAGGGCCGCAAAGTACCCATCGGCTACTACGTGCTGCACATCGAACTGCTCCAGCCCAGCGGCGAGAAAAAGGACTACAAAAAGACCGTGGTAGTCGGCGCCCGTTTTTAAAGCAGATTCTTTTTCGGCTGTCATCCTGAACGGCGCGCAGCAGAGTGAAGAACCTTGCTCGCCTCAGTGATAAGCGTAATTCAACGCAAAACAGCCCTTTACCACCTGTGCGGTAAAGGGCTGTTTTGCGTTGGCAGAACCTGTAGTGGGGTAGGCGAGGAAGGTCCTTCGTTTCACTGCGCTCCACTCAGGATGACAGACGGCAAAAGCAAAAACTGCTGCTTGAAACCCGGCAGGCCGAAACCGGAATTAAACCCTTGACCTCGAGCTGCGTCCAACGGGTATGACGAACCAACAGCAACTGCAGCATCTGTACTGGCGGGCGGGTTTCGGGCCCCGGCCCCAGGATATTGCCGCCAACCCGAGCCCGCGCAAGGCGCTGCGGCAGCTGCTGCACGATGCGGCCACTTATCAGCCCTTGGAAGGTCCCCGGATTCAGGCGGCCGAAATGCAGGCCATGACCCCGGCCCCCACGCCCGATTTGCGCCAGGACCCCCAGGCGCCGGCCCTGAAAAAAGGGGAGCTGACGCCCGAGCAGCGCAAGGAGCAGAACCGGCAGATTCGGGAGGCTTTCTACACGATGAATACCGGTTGGCTGGAGCGTATGGCCTCGTCGCCGGCCCAGTTGCGCGAGAAGCTGACCTTCTTCTGGCACGGCCACTTTGCCTGCCGGGTGCGCCGGCCCGACGCCGCCCTGCAGCTCAACAACACGATTCGGCGCCTGGCTTTGGGCAAGTTTGGCGACCTGCTGCTGGCCGTGAGCAAGGAACCGGCCATGCTGCAGTTTTTGAACAACCAGCAAAACCGCAAGCAGCATCCCAACGAAAATTTTGCCCGGGAAGTCATGGAGCTCTTTACCATCGGGCGGGGGCACTACTCCGAGCAGGACGTGAAGGAAGCCGCCCGGGCCTTCACCGGCTGGAGCTACGACGCCCAAAGCCAGTTCGTGTTCCGGGAGCGGCAGCACGACGCCGGCTCCAAAACCTTTCTAGGGCGCACCGGCAACTTCGGTGGCGAGGATATTCTGCGCATCATCCTGGAGCAGCCCCAGACGGCCGAGTTCATCACCACCAAGCTCTACCGGTTCTTCGTCAACGACACGCCCAACCCGGCCCACATTCAGCCCCTGGCCAAGGCGTTTTTCCAGAGCAACTACGACATCAGTGGCCTGGTAGAGCGCCTGTTTACGGCCGACTGGTTTTATGACGCGGCCAACGTGGGCACCCGCATCAAGTCGCCCATCGAGCTGCTGGCCGGCATCAAGCGCACCTTGGGTGTGGAGCTGCAGGACAAGAAACCGCTGATTGTGTTCCAGAAGGCCATGGGCCAAACCCTGTTTGAGCCCCCGAACGTGGCCGGCTGGGCCGGGGGGCGGAGCTGGATTGACTCCTCCACGCTGCTCTTTCGCCTGCAATTGCCCCAGGTGCTGCTCAAAAACGCCGAAATCAGCATCGCGCTGAAAGAGGACGAAAACGACCTCGACCCCCAGCAAACCCGGGCCGACCGCACTTTCCGCCAGCAGGTGCAGGCCAAGGCTAAGCTGGCCCCGCTGGGCTTGCTGCTGGCCAAAACCCCCGAAGCCCAGCAGCCCGCCGCCCTCAGCCAGTTTCTGTTGCAGGCGCCCATCCGGCCCGAAAACCTAACGCTGGTGGAGCAAGTGGCCCAGAAAGCTCCCGCCGACGGCCGCCTGCGCACCATGGTTACCAGCCTGCTCAGTCTGCCCGAGTACCAGCTGATGTAAGCGCGTTTTTCGATAAAAGAACGTCATGTCGAACGCAGTGAGACATCTCGCGTGCTGACGTTGCCGCAGTAAGCTGATTATCACGGCACGCGAGATTTCTCCTATTGGTCGACATGACCAAGTAAACATATACCACCATGCCTACTTCCCGCCGCGACTTTCTGAAAACTTCGGTGCTGGCCAGCTCCCTGCTGTTCGTGCCCAAATTTCTGCACGCCCTTGATGCCCAAGGCGTGCAGCAGCTGCGCAATTCCAACGGCAAGCGCCTGGTGGTAGTCCAGCTCGGCGGCGGTAACGACGGCCTCAACATGGTGGTACCTTTCCGCAACGACTTGTACTACAAGGCCCGACCCACCTTGGGCCTCAAGGAGCAGAGCGGCCTGCTGACTCTCGATAAAGATCTGGCCTTCAACCCCCACATGACCCAGCTTAAGGCTCTTTACGACCAGGGCCTGGTGGGCGTGCTCAACAGCGTGGGCTACCCCAACCCCGACCGCAGCCACTTCCGCTCGATGGATATTTGGCAGAGCGGCTCGGCCTCCGACCAGTACGTGGCAACCGGCTGGCTGGGTCGCTACCTCGACTCCAACTGCCCCGCCTGCCAAGTGCCTTATAATGGCCTGGAAGTAGATGATACGCTGAGCCTGGCCATGAAAGGCGAGCTGCGCAAAGGTCTGGCCCTGAAGAATCCGGAGAAGTTTCACCAGGTCACCCAGAATCGGTTTCTGAACAAAGTGAGTGGAGAAAAAGCCGGCGGCAGCGGCTCCGAGCTGGATTATCTGTACAAGACCCTGGCCGAAACGGCGTCCTCAGCCGACTACCTCTACCAGACGTCCAAGGTCTATAAGTCGGCTATTGTCTACCCAAACACGGAGTTTGGCAAAAACCTGAAAACCACCGCCGAACTGATTAATTCCGGCATCGAGTCCCGGGTGTTTTACGTCTCGCTCACCGGCTTCGACACCCACGTGCGGCAGCAGGAGCAGCAGGGCAAGCTGCTCGGCGACTTGTCGGGGGGGCTGGGCGCTTTCGTGGAAGACTTGCAGAAAAGCGGACAGCTGAATGACACGCTGATTCTGGTGTTTTCCGAGTTTGGCCGCCGTGTCACCCAGAACGCCAGCAACGGCACCGACCACGGTACGGCCAACAACGTGCTGCTGCTCGGCGGCGGCCTGCGCCAAAAAGGCATCCTCAACGACGCCCCCGACCTGGCCAACCTCGACCAGGGTGATTTGAAGTACCAGCTCGACTTCCGCAGCGTGTACGCCACCGTGCTCCGCGACTGGCTCGGGGCCGACGACCAGGCTATTCTGGGCCATGAATTCGCCCGGCTTGCGGGCCTGGTATAGCGGAGCTAGGGAGAATAGGGAAAAGAGTAAGCTCATCTATAAGTGCTATTTTTTATTAACTCGACAATATCCTTTGGATTTTAAGGGCGTAAAAAAGCGCAGTTAGTGTCACACTCAACCTTAAAACTCCGCACCATGAAAGTTATATCACCTCGTGTCCACGGCATGCTCGACTACGGAACGATTCTGCTGTTTGCTCTGGCCCCCACGCTCTTCAACCTGGATGGCACCTACGCCACGGTGTGCTACGTGCTGGCCGCCGGCTACCTGGTCGTGACCCTGCTAACGGACTTCCCGATGGGCGTTGCCCACCTGATTTCGTTCCCGATGCACGGCTGGCTGGAGCTGATC from Hymenobacter chitinivorans DSM 11115 includes these protein-coding regions:
- a CDS encoding DUF1800 domain-containing protein, whose product is MTNQQQLQHLYWRAGFGPRPQDIAANPSPRKALRQLLHDAATYQPLEGPRIQAAEMQAMTPAPTPDLRQDPQAPALKKGELTPEQRKEQNRQIREAFYTMNTGWLERMASSPAQLREKLTFFWHGHFACRVRRPDAALQLNNTIRRLALGKFGDLLLAVSKEPAMLQFLNNQQNRKQHPNENFAREVMELFTIGRGHYSEQDVKEAARAFTGWSYDAQSQFVFRERQHDAGSKTFLGRTGNFGGEDILRIILEQPQTAEFITTKLYRFFVNDTPNPAHIQPLAKAFFQSNYDISGLVERLFTADWFYDAANVGTRIKSPIELLAGIKRTLGVELQDKKPLIVFQKAMGQTLFEPPNVAGWAGGRSWIDSSTLLFRLQLPQVLLKNAEISIALKEDENDLDPQQTRADRTFRQQVQAKAKLAPLGLLLAKTPEAQQPAALSQFLLQAPIRPENLTLVEQVAQKAPADGRLRTMVTSLLSLPEYQLM
- a CDS encoding DUF1501 domain-containing protein gives rise to the protein MPTSRRDFLKTSVLASSLLFVPKFLHALDAQGVQQLRNSNGKRLVVVQLGGGNDGLNMVVPFRNDLYYKARPTLGLKEQSGLLTLDKDLAFNPHMTQLKALYDQGLVGVLNSVGYPNPDRSHFRSMDIWQSGSASDQYVATGWLGRYLDSNCPACQVPYNGLEVDDTLSLAMKGELRKGLALKNPEKFHQVTQNRFLNKVSGEKAGGSGSELDYLYKTLAETASSADYLYQTSKVYKSAIVYPNTEFGKNLKTTAELINSGIESRVFYVSLTGFDTHVRQQEQQGKLLGDLSGGLGAFVEDLQKSGQLNDTLILVFSEFGRRVTQNASNGTDHGTANNVLLLGGGLRQKGILNDAPDLANLDQGDLKYQLDFRSVYATVLRDWLGADDQAILGHEFARLAGLV
- a CDS encoding SPW repeat domain-containing protein gives rise to the protein MKVISPRVHGMLDYGTILLFALAPTLFNLDGTYATVCYVLAAGYLVVTLLTDFPMGVAHLISFPMHGWLELISGIALLASPFLFGFNDDNETARNFFMGMGVLFVGSWLLTDWRADTHTQTHGHGTMMPNHH